In Kordia antarctica, the following proteins share a genomic window:
- a CDS encoding LytR/AlgR family response regulator transcription factor produces the protein MKTLTAILIDDEISNLKGLAQKLGKLFSGIEITATFQKPEDAVKALKNQQPDLVFLDIEMPRINGFELLAKLKEIQFQVIFVTAYSEYAIEAFKQNAIDYVLKPIDDEDLIIAVNKAITVIQTKNDLENNSKLVNLLTNIISNNNKIIVPTAKGLSFIPEEEVMHLEGFSGYTKIHLTNTTTLTSSYNLGKFEKLLNPKFFKCHKSHIVNLEKVRHFENEGYLVLDTDERIPISKANKKAFLELFQ, from the coding sequence ATGAAAACATTGACTGCCATACTTATTGATGACGAAATTTCTAATCTAAAAGGATTAGCGCAAAAACTAGGAAAACTGTTCTCAGGTATTGAAATCACAGCTACATTTCAAAAACCAGAAGATGCTGTAAAAGCATTAAAAAACCAGCAACCCGATTTGGTTTTCTTAGACATTGAAATGCCTAGAATCAACGGTTTTGAATTGCTAGCGAAGTTAAAAGAAATACAATTTCAGGTCATATTTGTAACTGCGTATAGTGAATATGCAATTGAAGCATTCAAACAAAATGCGATCGATTATGTCCTAAAACCAATTGATGATGAAGATTTAATAATCGCTGTGAACAAAGCAATTACGGTGATTCAGACGAAAAATGATTTAGAAAATAACTCAAAACTCGTTAATCTACTGACGAATATAATCTCCAATAATAACAAAATAATTGTGCCAACAGCAAAAGGCTTGTCGTTCATTCCTGAAGAAGAAGTCATGCATTTAGAAGGATTTAGCGGTTATACCAAAATTCATCTCACAAACACAACTACACTCACGAGTTCATACAATCTTGGGAAATTTGAAAAATTATTAAACCCGAAGTTCTTCAAATGCCACAAATCGCATATCGTAAACTTGGAAAAAGTACGCCATTTCGAAAACGAAGGCTATTTAGTATTGGATACTGACGAACGCATTCCGATTTCCAAAGCCAACAAAAAAGCCTTCTTGGAACTTTTTCAATAA
- a CDS encoding FMN-binding glutamate synthase family protein — protein sequence MDTVLSFLGSITWWMWILIGLLLVAIRDVLQKSHTISHNYPIVGHFRYMLESIGPEIRQYFVANNREELPFNRIERGWIYASAKKENNYEGFGTDRDIYAHQYVFINNAMMPYKVPENHPHATDMTFLPCAKIMGEFNKRKRPYRPASIINVSAMSFGSLSAKAVESMNKGIKMANAYHNTGEGGLSPHHSHGGDVVFHFGTGYFGVRSEDGGFSMEKMVKLVEENPFIRAIEVKLSQGAKPGKGGVLPGAKITPEIAKIRGVEVGKDVLSPPNHKAFSNVPELMDFVEAIAEATGLPVGVKAAIGKLDQWEELADIMKATGKGPDFITVDGGEGGTGAAPPSFADHVSLPWVYGFADLYKLFQRKGLSERIVFVGSGKLGFPAKAAMAFAMGVDCINVAREAMMSIGCIQAKVCHTNKCPSGVATQSKWLQAGIDPTLKSVRLAQYFKTFRKEFVEITHAAGHEHPCQFNMKDVEVNVDDHNLSKELDSTYMYEKTVVPFTGMQSLRDCEYLGGNVKK from the coding sequence ATGGACACAGTTTTATCCTTTTTAGGAAGTATTACGTGGTGGATGTGGATTTTAATTGGACTTTTACTCGTCGCAATTAGAGACGTTTTACAAAAAAGTCACACTATAAGTCACAATTACCCAATAGTTGGTCATTTTCGATACATGCTTGAAAGTATTGGACCCGAAATTAGACAATATTTTGTAGCAAACAATCGCGAAGAATTGCCTTTTAACCGTATTGAACGTGGCTGGATTTACGCTTCCGCGAAAAAAGAAAACAATTACGAAGGTTTTGGAACCGACAGAGATATTTATGCGCATCAATATGTGTTTATAAATAATGCCATGATGCCGTATAAAGTACCTGAAAATCATCCACATGCAACGGATATGACATTTTTACCGTGTGCAAAAATAATGGGAGAATTCAACAAAAGAAAACGTCCATATCGTCCAGCTTCAATTATAAATGTGTCTGCAATGAGTTTTGGTTCTTTATCAGCGAAAGCAGTAGAATCCATGAATAAAGGTATTAAAATGGCGAACGCATATCACAACACTGGCGAAGGCGGATTGTCTCCACATCATAGTCATGGTGGCGATGTTGTGTTTCATTTTGGAACAGGATATTTTGGAGTTCGTTCGGAAGATGGTGGCTTTTCTATGGAAAAAATGGTCAAGTTGGTAGAAGAAAATCCTTTTATCAGAGCCATTGAAGTAAAGTTATCACAAGGTGCAAAACCTGGAAAAGGTGGTGTGTTACCTGGCGCAAAGATTACACCAGAAATTGCAAAAATTAGAGGTGTTGAAGTTGGAAAAGATGTATTATCGCCACCAAATCATAAAGCATTTTCAAATGTCCCTGAACTAATGGATTTTGTGGAAGCAATTGCCGAAGCGACAGGTTTGCCTGTTGGCGTAAAAGCTGCCATTGGAAAATTGGATCAATGGGAAGAGTTGGCTGATATTATGAAAGCAACTGGAAAAGGACCAGATTTTATTACTGTTGATGGCGGCGAAGGTGGAACTGGAGCTGCGCCACCAAGTTTTGCAGATCATGTGTCATTACCTTGGGTCTACGGATTTGCAGATTTGTATAAATTATTCCAACGCAAAGGTCTTTCTGAGCGAATTGTATTTGTAGGAAGTGGAAAATTAGGGTTTCCTGCCAAAGCAGCAATGGCTTTCGCTATGGGCGTTGATTGTATTAATGTGGCGCGTGAAGCGATGATGAGTATTGGTTGTATTCAGGCAAAAGTTTGTCATACAAATAAATGTCCTTCAGGAGTTGCAACGCAAAGTAAATGGTTGCAAGCTGGAATTGATCCGACGTTGAAATCAGTCCGTTTGGCGCAATATTTTAAGACTTTTAGAAAAGAATTTGTTGAGATTACACATGCCGCAGGTCACGAGCATCCATGTCAATTTAATATGAAAGATGTGGAAGTAAATGTAGACGATCATAATTTGTCAAAAGAATTAGACAGCACGTATATGTATGAAAAAACAGTTGTACCATTTACTGGAATGCAATCCTTAAGAGATTGTGAGTATTTGGGAGGAAATGTGAAGAAGTAA
- a CDS encoding amidohydrolase — MKKLLFAIFFLSFSFAQAQDVFEKDIDAIEAKLIEWRRDFHQNPELSNREFKTAEKIAKHLRALGLEVQTNVAHTGVVAILKGDLPGKVLALRADIDALPVTERTDVPFKSTVTTTFDGVDTGVMHACGHDTHISILMGVAEIFSKHKDKIRGTIKFIFQPAEEGAPKGEEGGAEMMVKEGVLKNPDVDAIFGLHISAGYDVGTISYKPGGIMAASQSFEIKVKGKQSHGSRPWSSVDPIMASVKIIDGLQTIISRESELTKEGAVITIGKITSGVRSNIIPEEAIMIGTIRTLDYDMQAFINKRMKEMVPAIAKAYRAEATIDIEKGYPITYNDPSLTAQMLPSLQKAAGTKNVIEIKAITGAEDFSFFQKEVPGLYFFLGGKPVGKEATSHHTPDFYIDESGMKLGVKAFIQLSIDYLNN, encoded by the coding sequence ATGAAAAAACTACTTTTCGCAATCTTTTTTCTATCCTTTTCTTTCGCGCAAGCACAAGACGTATTTGAAAAAGATATTGATGCTATTGAAGCAAAATTAATTGAATGGCGACGTGATTTTCACCAAAATCCAGAATTATCTAATAGAGAATTTAAAACCGCTGAAAAAATAGCAAAACACCTGAGAGCTTTAGGCTTAGAAGTACAAACCAATGTTGCACATACTGGTGTTGTTGCCATTTTAAAAGGCGATCTTCCCGGAAAAGTATTAGCATTACGTGCTGATATTGATGCACTTCCCGTAACAGAACGCACCGATGTTCCTTTTAAATCAACCGTTACAACTACGTTTGATGGTGTCGATACTGGCGTAATGCATGCCTGCGGACACGATACACATATTTCGATATTAATGGGCGTTGCCGAAATTTTTTCTAAACATAAAGATAAAATTAGAGGAACGATTAAATTCATTTTTCAACCTGCGGAAGAAGGCGCGCCAAAAGGCGAAGAAGGTGGCGCAGAAATGATGGTAAAAGAAGGTGTTTTAAAAAACCCTGATGTAGACGCTATTTTCGGATTACACATTAGCGCTGGATATGATGTTGGAACCATCAGTTATAAACCTGGCGGAATTATGGCAGCTTCACAGAGTTTTGAAATTAAAGTGAAGGGAAAACAAAGTCACGGTTCACGACCTTGGTCTAGTGTAGATCCAATTATGGCAAGTGTAAAAATTATTGACGGATTGCAAACCATTATCAGTAGAGAATCTGAACTTACGAAAGAAGGTGCAGTCATTACGATTGGTAAAATTACAAGTGGCGTTCGTAGTAATATCATTCCTGAAGAAGCTATTATGATCGGAACTATTCGTACGTTAGATTATGACATGCAAGCTTTTATCAACAAACGAATGAAAGAAATGGTGCCAGCAATCGCGAAAGCATACAGAGCAGAAGCAACAATTGACATCGAAAAAGGATATCCTATTACGTATAATGATCCGAGTTTAACAGCGCAAATGTTGCCATCTTTACAAAAAGCAGCAGGAACAAAAAATGTGATAGAAATTAAAGCAATTACAGGCGCGGAAGATTTTTCATTCTTCCAGAAAGAAGTGCCAGGTTTGTATTTCTTCTTAGGAGGAAAACCTGTTGGAAAAGAAGCAACTTCACATCATACGCCCGATTTTTATATTGATGAAAGCGGAATGAAACTAGGCGTAAAAGCTTTTATTCAATTAAGTATAGATTACCTAAATAACTAA
- a CDS encoding TIR domain-containing protein: MLPFLLGLGAIAVIAKVIYNNSEEEVEDKKVFISFSMKDVKYRDYLVEQSENDRSPFSFVDMSVREAWDDDKWKAECKKRIETCDGLLVLISDNLEQSKGAIWEIKCAKEEAIPVYGMHIFKHKKCKIPKELKGHKIIKWSWDNLKDIVNSI, from the coding sequence ATGTTACCATTTTTATTAGGACTAGGAGCAATTGCTGTTATAGCTAAAGTGATTTATAATAATTCAGAAGAAGAAGTTGAAGATAAAAAAGTCTTTATAAGTTTTTCAATGAAGGACGTAAAATATAGAGATTATCTTGTGGAACAATCTGAAAATGATAGATCACCGTTCTCTTTTGTTGATATGTCAGTTAGAGAAGCTTGGGATGATGATAAATGGAAAGCAGAGTGCAAGAAAAGGATAGAAACCTGTGATGGATTGTTGGTTTTGATAAGTGATAATTTGGAACAATCTAAAGGTGCAATATGGGAAATAAAGTGCGCGAAAGAAGAAGCAATACCAGTTTACGGAATGCATATTTTTAAGCATAAAAAATGTAAAATTCCTAAAGAATTAAAAGGGCATAAAATTATAAAATGGTCTTGGGATAATTTGAAAGATATAGTAAACTCAATTTAG
- a CDS encoding protein-tyrosine phosphatase family protein, translating into MSQTFCEELYNIKQQDSPDLPGFCSVKQPWIRPTNLQESNIMTPIFQIPNASVPKGLEVQYIYVGIGYGLEQNLISPNTIAGVLNVAYDVNDPADLQNAYDPTDPEIIKIFDEELGIWYFPSLLSKVALVDGNENEMMTLVSAIYMADQLLNFPSLTEQTQETTKNPGDPMTNFYQQGNLFIHCHDGGSRSVTITALYIYYKFFVGQYTFQEVYQEVICARYLEATNHVPTQGICENAYEVLSRYKELFPKPVCN; encoded by the coding sequence ATGTCACAAACATTTTGTGAAGAATTATATAACATTAAACAACAAGATTCTCCTGATTTACCAGGTTTTTGTTCTGTTAAGCAACCTTGGATACGACCTACGAATCTTCAAGAGTCAAACATAATGACGCCTATTTTTCAAATACCAAATGCATCAGTACCTAAAGGACTTGAAGTACAATATATTTATGTTGGTATTGGTTATGGTTTGGAACAGAATCTAATATCTCCTAATACTATTGCTGGTGTTTTAAATGTTGCTTATGATGTGAATGATCCTGCTGATTTACAAAATGCATATGATCCTACTGACCCAGAAATCATAAAAATTTTTGATGAGGAACTTGGTATTTGGTATTTTCCATCATTGCTTAGTAAAGTTGCACTTGTTGATGGAAATGAAAATGAAATGATGACATTGGTATCTGCTATTTATATGGCAGATCAGTTGTTAAATTTTCCTTCACTTACGGAGCAAACACAAGAAACTACTAAAAACCCTGGAGATCCGATGACTAATTTTTATCAGCAAGGAAATCTATTCATTCATTGTCATGATGGCGGAAGTCGTTCGGTAACTATTACAGCCTTATATATTTATTACAAGTTTTTTGTTGGACAATATACTTTTCAAGAAGTATATCAGGAAGTTATTTGTGCACGCTATCTTGAAGCCACAAACCATGTGCCAACGCAAGGAATTTGTGAGAATGCATACGAAGTTTTAAGTAGATATAAAGAATTATTTCCGAAACCAGTTTGCAACTAA
- a CDS encoding protein-tyrosine phosphatase family protein, which produces MGYPKEILILRHAEKPADASNENLSIKGYERAAALAYYLPDAFGTVDHIFAAGVGLKSHSERPRETITPLAKRLGKKIHDSYLKYQYQEMIDHIFGDDTYTDSTIAIAWQHTDIEDISTAFGAQKVPTKKWPEDCFDLVWKLTLNEDKSYALTQIPQLLMHGDSDDIIVDPVKFSFCEELQTISALDLCGMKPMQPAGNFPNIAMTCIFKIPDSHLPKGMTEQYIFVGAGFLLSETAIINNEIAAVLNVAYDVNDAEDLQIPFSDPAVDKRAALPFPLASNEKYYLNQLAKVGLVDGNENDMMTLVSAVFEADQLLNFPSPTKQKDDGMVNFYAQGNLMIHCHDGGSRSVTITALYLYYKFYVNTDTTFQQVYKSIICLRWNYSTNNHPTQGICENAYEVLNTFEALFPEPIRKMSKV; this is translated from the coding sequence ATGGGTTATCCAAAAGAAATCTTGATTCTCAGACATGCTGAAAAACCTGCTGATGCAAGTAATGAAAACTTATCTATTAAAGGATATGAACGTGCGGCGGCACTCGCCTATTATTTGCCTGATGCTTTCGGTACTGTTGATCATATTTTTGCGGCTGGCGTTGGACTTAAAAGTCATAGCGAACGTCCACGTGAAACTATTACACCATTGGCAAAACGACTTGGCAAAAAAATACATGACAGTTATTTAAAGTATCAATATCAAGAGATGATTGATCATATTTTTGGTGATGATACGTATACAGATTCAACTATTGCAATTGCTTGGCAACATACTGATATTGAGGATATTTCAACAGCATTTGGCGCGCAAAAAGTTCCAACCAAGAAATGGCCAGAAGATTGTTTTGATTTGGTTTGGAAACTTACACTGAATGAAGATAAAAGTTATGCCTTGACACAAATTCCGCAGTTGTTAATGCATGGAGACTCAGACGATATTATTGTAGATCCTGTAAAGTTTTCTTTCTGTGAAGAACTACAGACCATTAGTGCATTGGATTTATGCGGAATGAAACCTATGCAACCTGCAGGGAATTTTCCGAATATTGCAATGACTTGTATTTTTAAAATTCCAGATTCACATCTTCCAAAAGGAATGACGGAACAATATATTTTTGTTGGTGCCGGTTTTTTATTGAGTGAAACTGCTATTATCAACAATGAAATTGCTGCGGTTTTAAACGTTGCGTACGATGTAAATGATGCAGAAGATTTGCAAATCCCATTCTCTGATCCAGCAGTAGATAAAAGAGCCGCTTTGCCTTTTCCGTTGGCTTCAAACGAGAAGTATTATTTGAATCAATTGGCAAAGGTTGGTTTGGTTGATGGAAACGAAAATGATATGATGACATTGGTTTCGGCGGTTTTTGAAGCAGATCAATTGTTGAATTTTCCATCGCCAACAAAACAAAAAGATGATGGAATGGTAAACTTTTATGCGCAAGGAAATTTAATGATTCATTGTCATGATGGCGGAAGTCGTTCGGTAACAATTACCGCATTGTATTTATATTACAAATTTTATGTAAATACGGACACTACTTTCCAACAAGTATATAAAAGTATTATTTGCTTGCGCTGGAATTATTCTACTAATAATCATCCAACACAAGGAATTTGCGAAAATGCATATGAAGTATTGAATACGTTTGAAGCGTTATTTCCAGAACCAATTCGTAAAATGTCGAAAGTTTAA
- a CDS encoding ATP-dependent helicase, giving the protein MEQDIQHYISQLNDAQRAPAIHKDGALMVIAGAGSGKTRVLTYRIAYLMSQGVDAFSILALTFTNKAAREMKKRIADIVGGSEAKNLWMGTFHSIFAKILRFEADKLGYPSNFTIYDTQDSERLIRSIIKEMQLDKDIYKYKQVRSRISSFKNNLITVRAYFNNADLVEADAMAKRPRMGEIYKEYVDRCFKAGAMDFDDLLLRTNELLNRFPDVLAKYQNRFRYILVDEYQDTNHSQYLIVKALADRFQNICVVGDDSQSIYAFRGANINNILNFQKDYDNVEMYRLEQNYRSTKNIVEAANSVIEQNKTRIDKVVWTANDDGGKIKVNRSATDGEEGRFVAGSIFETKMREQLHNGDFAILYRTNAQSRAMEDALRKRDIPYRIYGGLSFYQRKEIKDVLAYLRLIVNPKDEESLKRVINYPARGIGQTTIDKLVVAAKHYGRSMFEVMENISKIDLKINSGTKNKLENFTTMVKSFQIMSEGANAFELTEHVTKKTGLVQELKKDGTPEGIARIENIEELLNGIKDFVEGQIEVVDATGALAEFLEDVALATDMDNDKGDDDRVALMTIHLAKGLEFPHVYIVGMEEDLFPSGMSMNTRSELEEERRLFYVALTRAEKQAYLTYTLSRYRWGKLVDAEPSRFIQEIDDKYLDYITPIDSYRYKPLIDNDIFGEVDKSKLRLQKPKTGRPPVVGSPSPEQVRKLRKLKPSSSDAAPASPSLFDGDLTPGTIVEHTRFGRGEILKIDGVGADRKAEINFQVGGIKKLLLRFAKLKVVS; this is encoded by the coding sequence ATGGAGCAAGACATTCAACACTACATTTCTCAACTAAATGATGCACAACGCGCGCCGGCAATTCACAAAGATGGTGCGTTAATGGTCATTGCAGGCGCAGGTTCTGGAAAAACGAGAGTACTTACATATCGCATTGCGTATTTAATGAGTCAAGGCGTAGATGCGTTTAGTATATTGGCGTTAACGTTTACCAACAAAGCCGCGCGTGAAATGAAAAAGCGTATTGCGGATATTGTTGGTGGAAGCGAAGCAAAAAATCTGTGGATGGGAACATTTCACTCCATTTTTGCAAAAATATTACGTTTTGAAGCGGACAAACTCGGTTATCCAAGCAACTTTACCATTTACGATACACAAGATTCTGAACGTCTAATTCGTTCCATCATCAAGGAAATGCAACTTGACAAAGATATTTATAAATATAAACAAGTGCGTTCGCGAATTTCTTCTTTCAAGAACAATTTAATTACAGTTAGAGCATATTTTAACAATGCAGATTTAGTCGAAGCTGACGCGATGGCAAAACGTCCGAGAATGGGCGAGATTTACAAAGAATATGTAGATCGATGTTTTAAAGCTGGCGCGATGGATTTTGATGATTTACTACTCAGAACCAACGAATTACTAAACCGTTTTCCAGATGTGTTGGCGAAATATCAAAACCGTTTTCGCTACATTTTGGTAGATGAGTATCAAGATACAAACCATTCGCAATACTTGATTGTTAAGGCTTTGGCAGATCGTTTTCAAAATATTTGTGTCGTTGGAGATGATTCTCAAAGTATCTATGCCTTTCGTGGTGCAAACATCAACAACATTCTAAACTTCCAGAAAGATTATGACAATGTTGAAATGTATCGTTTGGAACAAAATTACCGTTCGACCAAAAACATTGTAGAAGCGGCAAATTCAGTAATTGAGCAGAATAAAACTAGAATTGATAAAGTCGTTTGGACTGCAAATGATGATGGCGGAAAAATAAAAGTCAACCGAAGTGCAACCGATGGAGAAGAAGGACGTTTTGTAGCAGGTTCTATCTTTGAAACCAAAATGCGCGAACAATTACACAATGGCGATTTTGCTATTTTATATCGCACCAATGCACAATCGAGAGCAATGGAAGATGCGTTGCGAAAGCGTGACATTCCGTATCGAATTTATGGCGGTTTATCATTCTATCAACGGAAAGAAATCAAAGATGTGTTGGCATATTTGCGTTTAATTGTGAATCCGAAAGATGAAGAAAGTTTAAAACGTGTGATTAATTATCCTGCGCGTGGAATTGGGCAAACTACGATTGATAAATTAGTCGTTGCAGCCAAACATTACGGACGTTCTATGTTCGAAGTAATGGAAAACATTTCTAAGATCGATCTAAAAATAAATAGCGGAACCAAAAATAAATTAGAAAACTTTACCACGATGGTTAAAAGTTTTCAGATTATGAGTGAAGGTGCAAATGCATTCGAATTAACGGAGCATGTTACTAAAAAAACAGGATTAGTTCAAGAACTTAAAAAAGATGGAACGCCTGAAGGAATTGCACGTATTGAGAATATAGAAGAATTACTAAATGGGATCAAAGATTTCGTAGAAGGACAAATAGAAGTCGTTGATGCGACAGGAGCTTTGGCAGAATTTCTAGAAGATGTTGCACTTGCTACGGACATGGATAATGACAAAGGAGACGACGACAGAGTTGCTTTAATGACGATTCACTTGGCAAAAGGACTAGAATTTCCGCATGTATATATTGTCGGAATGGAAGAAGATTTATTTCCTTCCGGAATGAGTATGAATACACGAAGCGAACTGGAAGAAGAACGTCGTTTATTCTATGTGGCGTTGACGCGCGCAGAAAAACAAGCGTATCTAACGTATACGTTAAGTCGTTATCGATGGGGAAAATTGGTCGATGCCGAACCAAGTAGATTCATTCAAGAAATTGATGATAAATATTTAGATTACATCACGCCAATTGATAGTTATCGTTACAAGCCATTAATTGACAATGATATTTTTGGCGAAGTAGACAAAAGCAAATTGCGTTTACAAAAACCCAAAACAGGTCGTCCGCCAGTTGTTGGTAGTCCATCACCAGAACAAGTTCGGAAACTACGTAAACTAAAACCATCTTCTTCGGATGCTGCTCCAGCAAGTCCAAGTTTATTTGATGGCGATTTAACTCCAGGAACCATCGTAGAACACACGCGATTTGGGCGTGGAGAAATTCTAAAAATTGATGGCGTTGGCGCAGACAGAAAAGCAGAAATTAATTTTCAAGTTGGCGGAATCAAGAAGTTATTATTGCGTTTTGCGAAGTTGAAAGTTGTTTCTTGA
- a CDS encoding TlpA family protein disulfide reductase: MRLKFITTLFFSLFILVGYSQDGDVAKKGQDVSDLVFTVENGKEIKLSDYKDKVVFINFFANWCGPCKLEMPYLEKHVWLKHKDNKNFAMFGFGRGDNLAKVRKFQKDFKATFPMHPDASKAIYNNFATKYIPRNYIIKNGKIVYASTGFSEEEFENMIELLDTLLKE; this comes from the coding sequence ATGCGTTTAAAATTCATTACAACTCTATTTTTTAGTCTTTTCATTTTAGTAGGATATTCTCAAGATGGCGACGTTGCCAAAAAAGGACAAGACGTTTCTGACCTAGTATTTACAGTAGAAAATGGCAAAGAAATTAAATTATCCGATTATAAAGATAAAGTCGTATTTATTAACTTTTTCGCGAATTGGTGTGGACCTTGCAAATTAGAAATGCCATATTTAGAAAAACATGTTTGGTTAAAACATAAAGACAATAAGAATTTTGCCATGTTTGGATTTGGTCGCGGAGATAATCTAGCGAAAGTGCGAAAATTTCAAAAAGATTTTAAAGCTACATTTCCAATGCATCCAGATGCTTCCAAAGCGATTTACAACAATTTTGCAACGAAATATATTCCACGAAATTATATTATTAAAAATGGTAAAATCGTTTATGCTTCTACCGGGTTTTCAGAAGAAGAATTTGAAAATATGATTGAATTGTTGGATACACTTTTAAAAGAATAA